One Candidatus Gastranaerophilales bacterium genomic region harbors:
- a CDS encoding sugar kinase produces MEKLDIISIGESLIELSSEKSLTYSDTLDKYYGGDTLVSAIAALRMGSKVGYITRVGMDHFKDFLLDSWQAEGLDISQIKLIEGFNGLYFIARPTGSEKEFAYYRKKTAATNLSIDDISAEYIQNAGIVYSTGVTQSLSLSAKEAVNKAFTIAKQNNVMTAYDPNYAPKLWSKEEAKQAFEEVQDNIDILFLNLKYDSEKLLEICSIDKLMKYFWDRGVSIIVVKSHAEKGYYTGYQGEVLFTEFYADTIVDTTSAGDAFNGGFMHGIASGLTPFESAHIAAIVAGLQSQGIGAIKSIPFKKDVYSIYKGNHE; encoded by the coding sequence ATGGAAAAATTAGACATAATATCAATAGGCGAAAGCCTTATAGAGCTATCGAGCGAAAAAAGCCTTACTTATTCAGACACTTTGGATAAATATTATGGCGGAGACACTTTGGTTAGTGCTATTGCGGCTTTACGTATGGGTTCAAAAGTCGGATACATTACCAGAGTCGGAATGGACCATTTTAAAGATTTTTTGCTCGACAGTTGGCAAGCTGAAGGGCTTGACATCTCTCAAATAAAACTTATTGAAGGCTTCAACGGACTTTATTTTATTGCTCGCCCGACGGGCTCAGAAAAAGAATTTGCCTACTATAGAAAAAAAACAGCTGCAACCAATCTTTCGATTGATGACATATCAGCTGAATACATCCAAAATGCAGGTATTGTTTATTCTACAGGAGTCACTCAATCGCTTTCGCTTTCAGCAAAAGAAGCTGTAAACAAAGCTTTCACTATTGCAAAACAAAACAATGTAATGACAGCTTATGACCCGAATTATGCCCCAAAATTGTGGTCTAAAGAAGAAGCCAAACAAGCTTTTGAAGAAGTCCAAGACAATATCGATATATTGTTTTTGAACTTAAAATACGATTCTGAAAAATTACTTGAAATATGCTCGATTGATAAGTTAATGAAATATTTCTGGGACAGAGGAGTTTCCATAATAGTCGTGAAATCGCACGCAGAAAAAGGATATTATACCGGCTATCAAGGTGAGGTTTTATTTACGGAATTTTATGCAGATACGATTGTTGACACGACAAGTGCCGGCGATGCCTTTAACGGCGGGTTTATGCACGGAATTGCATCAGGGCTTACCCCTTTTGAATCAGCCCATATCGCAGCAATCGTAGCAGGATTGCAATCTCAAGGCATTGGAGCTATAAAATCAATTCCGTTCAAAAAAGATGTCTACTCAATTTATAAGGGCAATCATGAGTAA
- a CDS encoding tetratricopeptide repeat protein — translation MALRYEGKKPDFSTITHKSSKPNEGLAYELFVKADALRLNNLHKEAVKEYLNSILVKRNNAKAYYGLGIAYKHLRDYERAIDALEKAKALSLFDAKIHYELGICYLVNGEMCRAIKSFVNSIKLDPSNIDVQIQLGIAHEMIEEEDMALMIYQKIIETSPSFIRAYAQKAALYMNSEKYLESAQTFRQILKINPDYYRAYLGIGICCDKLDKKVDAVRYYKKFLKLKPRSKNSKDVKKRLAVIKYEYTPRETFLKVV, via the coding sequence TTGGCATTAAGATACGAGGGAAAAAAGCCCGACTTCAGTACAATAACACACAAAAGTTCAAAGCCTAATGAGGGCTTGGCATACGAATTATTTGTCAAAGCCGACGCATTGAGATTGAACAATTTGCACAAAGAAGCCGTAAAAGAATATCTTAATTCTATTTTGGTCAAGAGGAATAACGCAAAAGCGTATTATGGATTAGGGATTGCGTATAAACATTTGAGGGACTACGAAAGAGCGATTGATGCACTCGAAAAGGCGAAGGCATTGAGCCTTTTTGACGCAAAAATCCATTACGAATTAGGGATATGTTATTTAGTCAACGGAGAAATGTGTAGAGCAATAAAAAGTTTCGTCAACTCAATAAAACTCGACCCATCTAATATTGATGTTCAAATCCAACTGGGGATTGCTCATGAGATGATTGAAGAAGAGGATATGGCATTAATGATTTATCAAAAAATCATAGAAACCTCGCCATCTTTTATAAGAGCCTACGCACAAAAAGCTGCTTTATATATGAATTCTGAAAAATATTTGGAATCGGCTCAAACATTTAGACAAATACTAAAAATAAACCCCGATTATTACAGAGCTTATTTAGGAATCGGGATTTGTTGCGATAAACTCGACAAAAAAGTCGACGCCGTGAGATATTATAAGAAGTTTTTAAAACTAAAACCTCGCTCTAAAAACTCAAAAGATGTCAAAAAACGACTTGCGGTAATAAAATATGAATACACTCCACGTGAAACTTTTTTAAAAGTAGTATAA
- the rplU gene encoding 50S ribosomal protein L21 — MYAIVETGGKQYQVEEGRYVDVELLGSEADSKVVFKEIVMIVNGKKSKVGQPYVANASVEGVVVKNDRTKKVIVYKQRAKKGYRKKQGHRQGFTRVMINKIRTTAAKAKSETVGEEA; from the coding sequence ATGTACGCAATCGTTGAAACAGGCGGTAAACAATACCAAGTTGAAGAAGGCCGTTATGTTGATGTTGAATTATTAGGTTCTGAAGCTGATTCTAAAGTCGTTTTTAAAGAAATCGTTATGATTGTAAACGGCAAAAAATCTAAAGTAGGACAACCTTATGTCGCTAATGCTAGTGTCGAAGGCGTTGTTGTTAAAAATGACAGAACTAAAAAAGTTATTGTCTACAAACAAAGAGCTAAAAAAGGCTACAGAAAAAAACAAGGTCACAGACAAGGTTTTACAAGAGTTATGATTAACAAAATCAGAACTACTGCAGCTAAAGCTAAATCTGAAACTGTTGGCGAAGAAGCATAA
- the rpmA gene encoding 50S ribosomal protein L27 translates to MAHKKGVGSSKNGRDSESKRLGVKKFGGEIVSAGNIIVRQRGTKIHPGNNVGIGKDDTLFALVDGVVKFEPHRRDRKQVSVYAN, encoded by the coding sequence ATGGCACATAAGAAGGGCGTCGGCTCATCAAAAAACGGTCGTGACAGTGAAAGTAAACGACTCGGCGTTAAAAAATTCGGTGGAGAAATCGTTTCTGCCGGCAATATTATTGTTCGCCAAAGAGGTACTAAAATTCACCCAGGTAACAATGTAGGTATCGGCAAAGATGATACTCTATTTGCTCTTGTTGACGGTGTGGTTAAGTTTGAACCTCACAGACGTGACAGAAAACAAGTCAGCGTTTACGCTAACTAA
- a CDS encoding ATP-binding protein produces the protein MENKYKKAVLNFSQVLNSALESEKSFSKLLDSLNEIINFDYGALFYVNADRLNLKADKQFGQKAPYSGEKLYFDVSEKTREDLYSAKLLSFGVNSYIAKDLELDKGVGNYILAKLIIRETIFGFILIAKFDGSKFNDDDREILNSFSSVAAYSIKDSELSNVFKLQLKALQESIVEKTQAYKTIKKQNEKILEADKAKNEFIANISHELRTPLNAIIGFSDVLKSKLFGDLNDKQSEYISDINASGVHLLGMINELLDLAKIEAKVLKLNKKDFSASQCINEVINIIRPLADKKHISVEKSMENDLMLNADYQKLQQILFNLLSNAIKFTPENGKVEIILAQNAKKTIIKVKDNGFGIDKKYQGKIFGKFVQLHSAYTKSESSTGLGLTITKELVELHGGKIYIESKVNEGSTFIIELPN, from the coding sequence ATGGAAAATAAGTATAAAAAAGCTGTATTGAATTTTTCTCAAGTCCTTAATTCGGCACTTGAGTCTGAAAAAAGTTTTTCTAAATTATTAGATTCACTCAACGAAATTATAAACTTCGATTATGGTGCTTTGTTTTATGTTAATGCTGACAGATTGAATTTGAAAGCAGACAAACAATTCGGGCAAAAAGCTCCTTACAGCGGTGAAAAATTGTATTTTGACGTGTCTGAAAAAACTCGAGAAGATTTATATTCGGCAAAATTACTTTCATTTGGTGTAAATTCATATATTGCAAAAGACTTGGAGTTGGATAAAGGCGTCGGAAATTATATCCTCGCAAAATTGATTATTAGAGAAACCATCTTCGGGTTTATTCTTATCGCTAAATTTGACGGGTCTAAATTTAACGACGACGATAGAGAAATATTGAACTCGTTTTCTTCTGTTGCCGCCTACTCAATTAAAGACAGTGAACTTTCAAATGTTTTCAAGCTTCAACTAAAGGCACTTCAAGAAAGTATTGTTGAAAAAACTCAGGCTTATAAAACTATAAAAAAACAAAATGAAAAAATCCTTGAAGCTGATAAGGCTAAAAATGAGTTTATCGCTAATATTTCCCACGAATTGAGAACTCCTCTTAACGCAATTATCGGATTTTCTGATGTTTTGAAGTCTAAATTGTTTGGAGATTTGAATGATAAACAATCAGAATATATTTCTGATATAAACGCTTCCGGCGTACATTTGCTCGGTATGATTAATGAGCTTTTGGATTTGGCTAAAATTGAGGCTAAAGTGCTTAAGCTTAACAAAAAAGATTTTTCTGCTTCTCAATGTATTAACGAGGTCATTAATATTATCAGACCGCTTGCTGATAAAAAACATATTTCTGTTGAGAAATCGATGGAAAATGATTTGATGCTAAATGCGGATTATCAAAAACTTCAACAAATTTTGTTTAATCTTTTGAGTAATGCGATAAAGTTTACGCCTGAAAACGGAAAAGTTGAAATAATTCTGGCTCAAAATGCCAAAAAAACTATCATTAAAGTGAAAGATAACGGGTTTGGTATAGACAAAAAATATCAAGGAAAAATTTTCGGTAAATTCGTTCAGCTTCATAGTGCCTATACTAAATCAGAAAGTTCTACAGGATTAGGGCTTACTATTACTAAAGAACTTGTGGAGCTTCACGGTGGCAAAATATATATTGAAAGTAAGGTCAACGAGGGCAGTACTTTTATTATAGAATTGCCTAATTAG
- a CDS encoding response regulator, which translates to MKKNILVVEDNELNMKLMVDILTQIGYSVQKAFDGEMALDILEKNDFDLMLLDIQLPKKSGYDVIKEMKKKVPTVIVSACCTEDEILKAKDKGCLDYITKPINISEFIQKINAYFSK; encoded by the coding sequence ATGAAAAAAAATATTTTGGTCGTTGAAGACAATGAGCTGAATATGAAGTTGATGGTCGATATCCTTACTCAAATCGGATATTCCGTTCAAAAGGCTTTTGATGGCGAAATGGCTCTTGATATTCTTGAAAAAAATGATTTTGATTTAATGCTTTTAGATATCCAACTCCCAAAAAAATCAGGCTATGATGTTATCAAAGAAATGAAAAAAAAGGTCCCAACAGTTATTGTTTCAGCTTGTTGCACTGAAGATGAAATCCTTAAAGCTAAAGACAAAGGCTGTTTGGATTACATTACAAAGCCTATTAATATTTCTGAATTTATACAAAAAATCAACGCTTATTTTTCAAAATAA
- a CDS encoding PfkB family carbohydrate kinase, translated as MFSFDKEDLKAKLAKIMEPSVLVVGDLAIDEMIYGNTARMSREAPVLILRHYDTKVILGAASNAAHNISALNNGKVSVIGTFGDDLYAPILIDAFKKTGVNTDYMVQDKDRATTVKTRISGSCSQSITQQIVRIDRETTAPLSADIENKIIQNLEKAIPQHDAVILSDYNIGMMTPNVISQTISIAKKYGKVVVVDAQKNLERYKGATAMTPNQPDTEGFIGYCIKDENSLAQAGKDMLSKTENDIVLVTRGGDGMCVFEQNGKMSKIPVFNKTDVFDVTGAGDTVVASFTLGLAAGLAPKEAAIVGNLAASIVIRHFGCATTSVSEISKTLDKLNMDDFTIKV; from the coding sequence ATGTTTTCATTTGATAAAGAGGATTTAAAAGCTAAACTCGCAAAAATTATGGAACCCAGTGTATTGGTAGTAGGTGATTTAGCTATTGATGAGATGATTTATGGCAATACTGCGAGAATGTCAAGAGAAGCTCCCGTCTTAATTTTGCGTCACTACGATACAAAAGTTATATTGGGTGCTGCTTCTAATGCTGCTCATAATATTTCGGCTTTAAATAATGGAAAAGTCAGTGTTATCGGCACTTTCGGAGATGATTTGTATGCTCCTATCTTGATTGATGCTTTTAAAAAAACAGGCGTAAATACTGATTACATGGTTCAAGACAAAGATAGAGCAACTACTGTTAAAACAAGAATTTCAGGCTCTTGCTCTCAATCTATTACTCAACAAATCGTTAGGATAGACAGAGAAACTACTGCTCCTTTGTCTGCTGATATTGAAAATAAAATTATTCAAAATCTTGAAAAAGCTATACCTCAGCACGATGCGGTCATTTTATCAGACTACAATATCGGAATGATGACGCCTAATGTTATTTCGCAAACTATTTCGATAGCTAAAAAATACGGCAAAGTCGTTGTTGTAGATGCTCAAAAAAACTTGGAAAGATACAAAGGTGCAACTGCGATGACTCCAAATCAGCCAGACACCGAAGGCTTTATCGGTTATTGCATTAAAGATGAAAATTCACTTGCTCAAGCAGGAAAAGATATGCTCTCTAAAACCGAAAATGATATTGTTCTTGTTACAAGAGGTGGTGACGGAATGTGCGTTTTTGAACAAAACGGCAAGATGTCCAAAATTCCTGTGTTTAACAAAACAGATGTATTCGATGTAACAGGTGCCGGTGATACTGTTGTAGCTTCATTTACTTTGGGCTTGGCTGCAGGTTTGGCTCCTAAAGAAGCTGCTATCGTTGGCAATTTGGCTGCCAGTATTGTTATAAGACATTTCGGCTGTGCTACAACAAGCGTTTCTGAAATATCAAAAACTTTAGACAAATTAAATATGGATGACTTTACTATAAAAGTTTAG
- a CDS encoding DUF4330 domain-containing protein → MNFKEFKKTDWLIIGLVIAFIIIAVLAFVGKNTFLSKSPVNSEEQVAFQVFFRGITITDQDSPFKPNDETFITIRNVPYAKLKISDVKFDRRKIALPAPSTKEKVMIVDDVSSPFQFDFLVTLVDKAKITDDGAVVGGNKLKIGVPIILEGKNYKLNGTISNVQVLSQNQQVPQGAQGAPQANAPQPPAQGQRPMPPVQGQQPPMPVKR, encoded by the coding sequence ATGAACTTTAAAGAATTTAAAAAAACTGATTGGTTGATTATTGGCTTGGTTATAGCTTTCATAATCATTGCTGTTTTAGCATTCGTCGGCAAAAATACTTTCCTCTCAAAATCACCTGTGAATTCTGAAGAACAAGTCGCTTTCCAAGTGTTTTTCCGTGGTATAACTATTACCGACCAAGATAGCCCATTCAAACCTAATGATGAAACCTTCATCACTATAAGAAATGTGCCTTATGCAAAATTGAAAATTTCTGATGTTAAATTTGACAGAAGAAAAATCGCTCTCCCTGCTCCAAGTACAAAAGAAAAAGTTATGATTGTTGATGATGTTTCATCTCCTTTCCAATTCGATTTCTTAGTTACTTTGGTTGATAAAGCAAAAATTACTGATGACGGTGCTGTTGTCGGTGGCAATAAATTGAAAATAGGCGTACCTATTATTTTAGAGGGCAAGAATTATAAATTGAACGGTACCATTTCTAACGTTCAAGTTTTATCTCAAAATCAACAAGTTCCTCAAGGAGCTCAAGGTGCACCTCAGGCTAATGCTCCACAACCTCCTGCTCAAGGACAAAGACCTATGCCTCCTGTGCAAGGTCAACAACCTCCTATGCCTGTTAAAAGATAA
- a CDS encoding O-antigen ligase family protein translates to MNTVNSSILNTINNSFAFVQDKFQNIVENSFILRKIDAIIFAFISLVLISSLFLPSEMIGLVACVVIGLTVFKLFLIKGQNINLAVCNVWIFGFIAFSIYSVANSTEPSLSLYGFTKTLIYMGFYFSLIQFFRYNKDKFLPVIYLIGILVSIEAVIGLFQNTLGLENISTWQDTSYVNPEDVLSRVYGTLQPYNPNLLAGYMISGFSAILAFIFVSLNNKKYQSVILGCVLALLSCLTIFFTGCRGAYVALFAIFIGVVLASWQVIFKECLFGEKLKSYWKYVVSSVGGAVVLVMVCTPAILKRILSIFILREDSSTSFRMNVYKSSLQMFQDNWLLGIGTGNKTFREVYGLYMVSGFDALSSYNVFLEIAVESGIFALIAYVGFLFVLLKNAVLDFINSKEILTKILIFTTAISVVGIMVHGLFDTIYFRPQVQFVFWTMVSILVVILQNKEEQEG, encoded by the coding sequence ATGAATACTGTTAATTCTTCAATTTTAAATACGATAAACAATTCTTTTGCCTTTGTGCAAGATAAGTTTCAAAATATAGTCGAAAATAGCTTTATACTAAGGAAAATAGATGCAATTATATTTGCATTTATTTCTTTGGTATTGATTTCTTCATTGTTTTTGCCCAGTGAAATGATTGGGCTTGTTGCTTGTGTTGTTATTGGGCTTACCGTTTTTAAATTGTTTTTGATAAAGGGACAAAACATAAACCTTGCTGTTTGTAATGTTTGGATATTCGGTTTTATTGCTTTTTCAATTTACAGTGTAGCAAATTCAACAGAGCCGAGTTTAAGTTTATATGGCTTTACAAAAACCCTAATATATATGGGGTTCTATTTTTCTTTAATTCAGTTTTTCAGATATAACAAAGATAAATTTTTACCTGTTATATATTTAATCGGAATATTGGTTTCTATTGAAGCTGTAATAGGTTTGTTTCAAAACACATTGGGGCTTGAAAATATCTCAACTTGGCAAGATACCAGCTATGTGAACCCAGAAGATGTATTATCAAGAGTTTATGGTACATTGCAACCGTATAACCCCAATCTTCTCGCTGGGTATATGATTTCAGGTTTTTCTGCAATTTTAGCGTTTATATTTGTTTCTTTAAACAATAAAAAATACCAATCTGTTATATTGGGCTGTGTGCTTGCTTTGCTTTCTTGTTTAACCATATTTTTTACAGGCTGCAGAGGGGCTTATGTCGCTTTATTTGCTATCTTTATAGGCGTTGTGCTTGCTTCTTGGCAAGTGATTTTTAAAGAATGTTTGTTCGGCGAAAAACTTAAATCGTATTGGAAATATGTTGTTTCTTCTGTCGGTGGGGCTGTTGTGCTTGTTATGGTTTGCACGCCTGCTATTTTAAAAAGAATTTTATCTATTTTTATTTTAAGAGAGGATTCTTCAACCTCATTCAGAATGAACGTTTACAAATCAAGCTTGCAAATGTTTCAAGACAACTGGCTTTTAGGTATCGGAACAGGCAACAAAACTTTTAGAGAAGTCTATGGGCTATATATGGTCTCAGGCTTTGATGCGTTAAGCTCTTACAACGTGTTCCTTGAAATCGCCGTAGAGAGCGGAATTTTCGCCCTTATTGCTTATGTTGGCTTCTTATTCGTGTTATTAAAAAATGCGGTTTTAGATTTTATAAATTCAAAAGAAATTTTAACAAAAATATTAATTTTTACTACGGCTATAAGCGTAGTCGGTATAATGGTTCACGGCTTATTTGATACTATTTATTTTAGACCTCAGGTTCAGTTCGTTTTCTGGACGATGGTTTCAATTTTGGTTGTGATTTTGCAAAATAAAGAAGAACAAGAAGGATAG
- the gltA gene encoding NADPH-dependent glutamate synthase, translating to MEKPKRQRVQEQDKIQRRSNFDAVESNLTSEQAKIEANRCLSCKNARCIQGCPVNINIPEFIKAIKEDNLEKAGDVIRESSFLPSVCGRVCPQERQCEGKCVMGIKGEAIAIGCLERYVGDNTDAKVGEIKNSGKKVAVIGSGCAGISAAADLRKAGHEVTVFEALHKLGGVLRYGIPPFRLPRKFLDREIESLKKIGVKFETNVVVGKSITIKQLKDDGFDAIFICSGAGLPKMLGVPGENLNGVYSANEFLTRVNLMQANEPSTPTPIKIGKKAAIIGGGNVAMDAARVAVRVGFENVYIVYRRTEAELPARLEEIRHAKEEGIVFKLLHSPTEIMGKDGYVAGMKLDVMELGEPDESGRRRPVKTGKVDEMDIDTVIVALGTGPNPIIQRSAEADNMELGTDNKGYIVIDAETGKTNLEGVFAGGDVAPSGVSNAINAMGAGKRAAKAINEYLA from the coding sequence ATGGAAAAACCTAAAAGACAAAGAGTTCAAGAACAAGATAAAATTCAACGTAGAAGCAATTTTGACGCTGTTGAAAGTAATTTGACTTCGGAGCAAGCTAAAATAGAAGCAAATCGCTGCTTATCTTGCAAAAACGCAAGATGTATTCAAGGTTGCCCCGTAAATATAAATATACCAGAATTTATAAAAGCTATAAAAGAAGATAATCTTGAAAAAGCCGGTGATGTAATTAGAGAATCAAGCTTCTTGCCTTCTGTTTGCGGACGTGTTTGCCCTCAAGAAAGACAATGTGAAGGTAAATGTGTAATGGGTATAAAAGGCGAAGCCATTGCAATAGGTTGCCTTGAAAGATATGTCGGCGATAATACGGACGCTAAAGTCGGAGAGATTAAAAATTCCGGCAAAAAAGTTGCTGTAATAGGCTCAGGTTGTGCGGGAATTTCTGCTGCTGCAGATTTGAGAAAAGCCGGTCACGAGGTGACTGTTTTTGAAGCTTTGCACAAATTAGGCGGCGTTTTAAGATATGGCATCCCTCCATTCAGACTTCCGAGAAAATTCTTAGATAGAGAAATTGAATCTTTGAAAAAAATCGGTGTGAAATTTGAAACAAATGTCGTTGTAGGAAAATCCATCACCATCAAACAACTAAAAGATGACGGTTTTGATGCAATTTTTATTTGCTCTGGTGCCGGACTTCCAAAAATGCTTGGGGTTCCGGGTGAAAACTTGAACGGCGTATATTCAGCTAATGAATTTTTGACCCGTGTAAACTTGATGCAGGCAAACGAACCATCTACACCTACACCTATAAAAATTGGTAAAAAAGCCGCTATTATTGGTGGGGGCAATGTAGCGATGGACGCTGCTCGTGTCGCTGTAAGAGTCGGGTTCGAAAATGTCTATATCGTCTACAGAAGAACAGAAGCTGAATTACCTGCTCGTTTGGAAGAAATTAGACACGCTAAAGAAGAAGGTATTGTCTTTAAATTGCTTCATAGCCCTACTGAAATTATGGGTAAAGACGGATATGTTGCAGGCATGAAGCTTGATGTAATGGAGCTTGGTGAACCTGATGAATCAGGTCGTCGCCGTCCTGTTAAAACCGGAAAAGTTGATGAAATGGATATCGATACTGTTATTGTTGCATTAGGTACCGGTCCAAATCCTATCATTCAACGTTCGGCTGAAGCTGATAACATGGAGCTTGGAACTGACAATAAAGGTTATATTGTAATTGACGCTGAAACCGGAAAAACAAACCTTGAGGGTGTTTTTGCAGGTGGTGATGTCGCTCCGAGTGGTGTCTCAAATGCAATCAATGCTATGGGGGCAGGTAAAAGAGCTGCAAAAGCAATTAATGAATATTTAGCATAG
- the hydF gene encoding [FeFe] hydrogenase H-cluster maturation GTPase HydF has protein sequence MQKTPKALRLHIGIFGRRNVGKSSIINKLTHQNISIVSNVAGTTTDAVEKTMEMLPLGPVVFIDTAGIDDIGELGKQRVDKTLKVIDRTDIAIIVCDKDGWDEFENELFKKFQEIKIPTIAVINKTDLKEISQEKFDYIKEKTNSIVKTSAQSDENIIIKIKQELINNVPEEFITPPSVVEGAIEDGENAILVTPIDKEAPKGRLILPEVQVLRELLDKNCQTIVVTEKSLKKALSMTKEPPKIVITDSQAFKEVNDIVPENINLTSFSILFARLKGDLKTFIEGAKTIKELQDGDKILICESCTHHQIADDIGQVKIPNFLRKKTGKNLIFEYYSSHQFAENIKDYKLIIHCGGCMTNRREILSRILKCKNANVPITNYGVTIAYCLGILDRATEMFMK, from the coding sequence ATGCAAAAAACACCAAAAGCACTCAGATTACATATTGGTATATTCGGTCGTAGAAATGTTGGGAAATCCTCAATAATCAATAAACTTACACACCAAAATATTTCAATAGTTTCAAATGTAGCAGGTACAACGACAGATGCCGTTGAAAAGACAATGGAAATGCTCCCATTAGGACCTGTTGTTTTTATAGATACAGCAGGGATTGACGACATCGGAGAACTCGGAAAACAAAGAGTCGACAAGACCCTTAAAGTCATAGATAGAACCGATATCGCAATTATAGTCTGCGATAAAGATGGCTGGGACGAATTTGAAAATGAATTATTTAAAAAATTTCAAGAAATAAAAATCCCTACAATCGCAGTGATTAATAAAACTGATTTGAAAGAAATATCTCAAGAAAAATTTGACTATATTAAAGAAAAAACTAACTCTATTGTTAAAACATCAGCCCAAAGTGATGAAAATATAATTATAAAAATAAAACAAGAGCTTATAAACAATGTGCCTGAAGAATTTATCACCCCGCCATCTGTAGTAGAAGGTGCTATTGAAGATGGTGAAAATGCAATTCTTGTGACACCTATTGACAAAGAAGCACCAAAGGGAAGACTTATATTGCCTGAAGTTCAGGTTTTGAGGGAATTGCTGGATAAAAATTGCCAAACAATAGTCGTTACTGAAAAAAGCCTAAAAAAGGCTCTTTCAATGACAAAAGAACCTCCCAAAATTGTGATAACGGACTCTCAAGCGTTCAAAGAAGTCAATGATATTGTGCCTGAAAATATAAATTTGACCTCTTTTTCAATACTTTTTGCAAGACTAAAAGGTGACTTAAAAACATTTATAGAAGGTGCAAAAACAATAAAAGAACTCCAAGACGGGGACAAAATCCTCATCTGCGAAAGTTGCACACACCACCAAATTGCAGATGATATCGGGCAAGTAAAAATTCCTAATTTTTTAAGAAAAAAGACAGGTAAAAATCTGATATTTGAATACTATTCTTCACATCAATTTGCAGAAAATATTAAAGACTACAAACTCATAATTCATTGTGGCGGCTGCATGACAAACAGGCGTGAAATACTTTCAAGAATTTTGAAATGCAAAAACGCAAATGTCCCGATTACAAACTACGGAGTAACAATAGCCTACTGCCTCGGAATACTTGATAGAGCAACCGAAATGTTTATGAAATAG
- a CDS encoding lysylphosphatidylglycerol synthase transmembrane domain-containing protein → MKLTKKRVLALAVTILFLILVFKNIDIKTMLNTIKSFNLNILWLLVPVYTFSYFVRGARWQQILPNASGCNKNELWQIYTTGAALNIFLPARAGDFFRAYHLGEAKNISKMEVLGSIVLERIFDGITVVSLLIIAILFSQTKGWIVDLTITGGLIFFTALFVSLLILKYNKTEAIKLFFKNKTKLLPQKFQKIATSFIERMSELVNSFITGFKNILEPKKAIKIGLYSIAVWGLECLMPLLLFVGFNLKAGLIATFFVIGLTALSTIIPSTSIYIGPYQYAYIMALAMYSINKSQALAVAFTQQFITIIIVSVIATYFFLRNGFNVKEIVKK, encoded by the coding sequence ATGAAATTAACAAAAAAAAGAGTTCTTGCTCTTGCAGTAACGATATTATTTTTAATATTGGTGTTTAAAAATATCGATATTAAAACCATGTTAAATACGATTAAGTCATTTAATTTGAATATTTTATGGCTACTGGTGCCCGTTTATACATTTTCTTATTTTGTAAGAGGTGCAAGGTGGCAACAAATATTGCCTAACGCCTCTGGTTGCAATAAAAACGAACTTTGGCAAATATATACAACAGGTGCGGCGTTGAATATATTTTTGCCCGCAAGAGCAGGTGATTTTTTTAGAGCCTACCATCTTGGAGAAGCCAAAAATATCAGCAAAATGGAAGTTTTAGGCTCAATAGTTTTAGAACGAATTTTTGACGGTATAACAGTGGTTTCGCTTTTAATCATTGCCATTTTATTTTCTCAAACAAAAGGTTGGATTGTAGATTTGACAATAACAGGCGGATTAATATTTTTTACCGCCCTTTTTGTTTCATTACTAATTTTAAAATACAATAAAACAGAAGCTATAAAACTTTTCTTTAAAAACAAAACAAAATTGTTACCTCAAAAATTTCAAAAAATTGCAACATCTTTTATTGAAAGAATGTCGGAGTTGGTAAATTCGTTTATAACAGGATTTAAAAATATTTTAGAGCCGAAAAAAGCAATTAAAATAGGGCTATACAGCATTGCAGTGTGGGGACTTGAATGTCTTATGCCTCTTTTACTCTTTGTAGGTTTCAACCTAAAAGCAGGACTGATTGCGACATTTTTTGTCATAGGGCTTACGGCACTATCAACCATTATTCCCTCAACTTCGATTTATATAGGACCCTATCAATATGCCTATATAATGGCTTTAGCTATGTATTCCATAAACAAATCACAAGCTCTTGCCGTTGCCTTTACACAACAGTTTATTACGATTATAATTGTGAGCGTGATAGCGACATACTTCTTCCTACGAAACGGATTTAATGTAAAAGAAATCGTTAAAAAATAA